In the Helianthus annuus cultivar XRQ/B chromosome 11, HanXRQr2.0-SUNRISE, whole genome shotgun sequence genome, one interval contains:
- the LOC110888025 gene encoding SWI5-dependent HO expression protein 3-like, with the protein MVTVAKPTTITQAVTLAVNLTEDAVRMKKLSLKPTEKTETHAESSGDKKWKHSNLSQATRNNKGSSNKKRDPNPPKETKALAAMNDAPTRGYQDTLPKCNQCKRHHEGVCRIPKCDKCGKLRHRIENCWGKGNGNGNRNGNGNRNGAGNGNGNGNGNGNRNGTGQNQGCFGCGSKEHFKKDCPRKTTLKLDHL; encoded by the coding sequence ATGGTAACTGTGGCAAAACCTACAACAATCActcaggctgtaactctggctgtcaatCTTACTGAGGATGCTGTCCGTATGAAGAAGTTATCTCTGAAACCTACTGAGAAaaccgagacgcatgctgagtcgtctggtGACAAGAAGTGGAAGCACTCGAATCTGAGTCAAGCAACAcgtaacaacaagggttccaGCAATAAGAAACGTGACCCCAATCCACCCAAGGAAACGAAAGCCCTTGCAGCTATGAATGACGCTCCTACCAGAGGATACCAGGACACTCTGCCCAAATGCAATCAGTGCAAGCGTCACCACGAAGGAGTTTGTCGCATTCCAAAATGTGATAAGTGTGGAAAACTGCGTCACCGCATCGAGAACTGTTGGGGAAAAGGAAATGGAAATGGTAATAggaacgggaatggaaaccgAAACGGTGCTGGTAATGGGAATGGTAATGGCAACGGTAATGGTAACCGTAATGGAACTGGGCAGAACCAAGGATGCTTTGGATGTGGTAGCAAAGAGcatttcaagaaggattgcccaaGGAAAACAACGCTCAAGCTCGatcatttgtga